A window of Haliscomenobacter hydrossis DSM 1100 contains these coding sequences:
- a CDS encoding DUF5723 family protein, producing MRKFTSHDYAIWRISRRCVLLVTVLFLWNDASLIAQRNLTLYNLPGVPQSQMMNVGRMPDYNFHLSLPVISNINLGASSSGFSANDLKDLDFDGNGEGADDSFFETDFSDFINKIGPYNTMGFDFNTTLIDAGFRIGKGYISLQGTESVHTLLGYSESLFSSFNEIQGLVLEDFDNGPRKYSIYGTYLDFSHHRTLGAGYTHEIIPGKLSAGLRAKMAIGIGRAWTQNEDFDIIGDLQQGILGIEGNVGLLMAGLPAAFDSTQGIETYLKGSGNKGLALDFGAQYRINDKIEVYASLVNLGQIVWRNNLTQYGYSTKYLDFYANKPDEAEQALEDVIDFVTTPEKTKQVGSIKSPLPMYAYVGGNYHFSKAFSAGAMVNMERLDGFNYWNFAVNGRANVGRVLQAGVTLAQVQGIGFQVGAGAAINLGPVQIYAASDNISSVVNLGNAQNAQVNVGLNFVFGHRKNKNDLAANDSTGVETEVVAAVDDDTLSTGKKVKIAKPKKEKTSVAKTRERPEPAPKTSSIPPPAKPTYTAVVATTPPALKPWVNLRGTTYNAASKELMKGVTVELYQQQGDREVLAYVRGNPGTDILAPMERNREYRIVVKKNGFKPTETKVSLDELAGVVDLQKDFFLEVAPEELPTVVSTKPVDKPVETAKPIETTPPADSTMTTKPAPTNAPSAPAPNTAVKKLEVFVVTGATEMKPTASVDGATVIKISAGFRIQVLEKTNADWWLVRFRDYNGYVLAKVLKEEL from the coding sequence ATGAGAAAATTTACATCCCATGACTATGCTATTTGGCGCATCAGTCGACGCTGCGTTTTGTTGGTAACTGTGCTTTTTTTATGGAATGATGCATCCCTTATCGCTCAACGCAACCTTACCCTTTACAACCTTCCAGGTGTACCGCAGTCCCAAATGATGAATGTTGGGCGGATGCCGGATTACAATTTTCACCTGAGTTTACCGGTCATCAGCAACATCAACCTGGGCGCCAGCAGCAGTGGGTTTTCGGCCAATGACCTCAAAGACCTGGATTTTGATGGCAATGGTGAAGGTGCCGATGACTCTTTCTTTGAAACGGATTTTTCCGATTTCATCAACAAAATTGGGCCTTACAACACCATGGGGTTCGATTTCAACACCACCCTGATCGACGCCGGTTTTCGCATAGGCAAAGGGTACATTAGCCTCCAGGGAACGGAGAGCGTACACACCCTTTTGGGCTATTCCGAATCTTTGTTCTCTTCCTTTAATGAAATCCAGGGTTTGGTACTGGAGGACTTTGATAACGGTCCCCGCAAGTATTCGATTTACGGTACTTATCTGGATTTTTCCCACCACCGCACCCTCGGTGCCGGATATACCCATGAGATCATTCCGGGCAAACTCAGTGCGGGCTTGCGGGCAAAAATGGCTATCGGCATTGGTCGAGCCTGGACCCAGAATGAAGATTTTGACATCATCGGCGATTTGCAACAAGGAATTTTGGGCATCGAAGGCAATGTGGGGCTATTGATGGCTGGTTTGCCCGCTGCATTTGATTCTACCCAGGGGATTGAAACTTACCTGAAAGGCAGTGGTAACAAGGGTTTAGCCCTGGATTTTGGTGCTCAGTATCGCATCAACGATAAAATTGAAGTGTATGCCAGTTTGGTCAACCTCGGTCAAATCGTGTGGCGCAACAACCTGACCCAATACGGTTACAGCACCAAATACCTCGATTTTTACGCCAATAAACCCGATGAAGCTGAGCAGGCACTGGAAGATGTGATTGACTTTGTGACCACTCCCGAAAAAACCAAACAGGTCGGCAGCATCAAGTCGCCGCTCCCCATGTACGCTTATGTGGGTGGCAATTACCATTTCAGCAAAGCCTTCAGTGCTGGCGCCATGGTCAATATGGAGCGTTTGGATGGTTTCAACTACTGGAACTTTGCAGTCAATGGCCGTGCCAATGTGGGCCGGGTCTTGCAAGCCGGAGTGACTTTGGCACAGGTGCAAGGCATTGGTTTCCAAGTGGGCGCAGGTGCTGCCATTAACCTGGGGCCTGTACAAATCTACGCTGCCTCCGACAATATCAGTTCGGTAGTCAACCTGGGAAATGCCCAAAATGCCCAGGTCAATGTAGGACTGAATTTTGTTTTTGGTCATCGCAAAAATAAAAACGATTTGGCAGCAAACGACAGCACGGGTGTCGAAACCGAGGTAGTTGCTGCTGTGGATGATGATACCCTGTCTACAGGAAAAAAAGTGAAGATTGCCAAGCCTAAAAAAGAAAAAACCAGCGTTGCCAAAACCAGGGAACGCCCCGAGCCTGCGCCAAAAACAAGCAGTATACCGCCTCCGGCCAAGCCAACGTACACCGCCGTTGTGGCAACGACTCCTCCGGCGCTCAAGCCCTGGGTCAACCTGCGTGGAACAACCTACAATGCCGCCAGCAAGGAATTGATGAAGGGGGTAACGGTTGAATTGTACCAACAACAAGGTGACCGCGAAGTATTGGCCTACGTGCGGGGCAATCCAGGCACCGACATCCTGGCCCCAATGGAGCGCAACCGGGAATACCGCATTGTCGTAAAGAAAAATGGCTTTAAACCTACGGAAACAAAAGTGAGCCTGGATGAATTGGCGGGTGTAGTTGATTTGCAAAAAGACTTCTTCCTGGAAGTTGCCCCAGAAGAGCTACCTACCGTGGTAAGCACCAAACCCGTCGATAAACCTGTTGAAACAGCTAAGCCAATTGAGACGACACCTCCGGCTGATTCGACCATGACCACTAAGCCTGCACCGACAAACGCTCCTTCCGCGCCTGCACCCAATACTGCGGTTAAAAAACTTGAAGTATTCGTCGTGACGGGTGCAACCGAAATGAAGCCAACAGCCTCCGTAGATGGAGCAACTGTAATCAAAATTAGTGCCGGATTCCGCATTCAAGTATTGGAAAAAACCAATGCCGATTGGTGGTTGGTGAGATTCCGAGACTACAATGGTTATGTTTTGGCCAAAGTACTGAAGGAAGAATTGTGA
- a CDS encoding alkaline phosphatase family protein, with protein MIKYPSTLAYLALALIIVACTRQTPWVAQAPAGAAYCQIDRAGESIIPNGRIIKPAGKSIVTAPHPYGLVLSPDGKVAVTANSGNAPFSITVIRNFAGPGEPQVRQIPEGADNQEGILESVFMGLAITSDNRYVFVAGGQSNKIFKFDLETGKKIDSLRCGVVDGDRDYTQGYIGDMILSRDGTRLYALDQIGFRLMVIDAQTLQLLHNIPTGRYPFGITLSPDGRSLYVANVGVFEYKPLNNLDPKNLKGTASDFVTSGYNTPEMREGYKKGQLDVPGLGDPNSPEGFSVWKYTLGEQPKVSKKIKTGFLVGDLVDGVPAVGGASPNSLVATDRYVFVSNGNNDCISAIDFVKDTVVKNIFLKPDPRLGGFRGVIPFGLALSPDRKQLFVAESGVNAVGVVDAEKLEVLGHIPTGWFPSKVAVTPDGKKLLVTSAKGYGSGPNGGKNWQEGPEGHYVGGLMFGLLNVIDVPNAEQLKAHTAEVVRQNYNFAPANDAQFKWRAANPVPLFPGQKESPIKYIVFISKENRTFDEVFAQVKGVKGDATLARYGANQKVVNRRHTDSVMNATVMVNHLALAERFSISDNFYVDSDHSADGHRWLVNTYPNEWVETGVTASYGGKRRMRANSKAPGNLLLYGSSGAIYPEDYNEAGSMWDHLERNKKEFFNFGFGVELAGGIDDSTMKYTGLKYLVNYPIPGPLFDRSSRKYATYNMAIPDQFRVKTFFEEFNEKFMGAGKTLPEVLTIILPNDHGAGERPHAGYPYRASYMADNDLALGRVVEFLSNTPYWKNMAIVVTEDDAQDGQDHVDAHRSILMVISPYARKNFVGHQHYSFGSIFKTFWNILGIPYLNQYDAAATDLADLFTDKPDFSPYKAFPVNPKIFDPQKALTPMDAKFDWKAVIESPKLDNVEDFLKQNH; from the coding sequence ATGATCAAGTACCCTTCTACCCTAGCCTACCTGGCTTTAGCCCTTATTATTGTTGCCTGTACCCGCCAAACACCCTGGGTCGCCCAGGCTCCCGCTGGAGCGGCCTACTGCCAAATCGACCGTGCGGGCGAAAGCATCATTCCCAATGGCCGCATCATCAAGCCTGCCGGCAAAAGTATCGTAACCGCGCCGCACCCTTATGGCCTGGTGCTCTCACCAGATGGTAAGGTGGCGGTAACGGCCAACTCGGGCAACGCCCCGTTCTCCATCACGGTGATCCGCAATTTTGCAGGCCCAGGTGAACCCCAAGTACGACAAATTCCCGAAGGTGCCGATAACCAAGAGGGCATTTTGGAGTCCGTCTTCATGGGACTGGCCATCACATCCGACAACCGCTACGTGTTTGTAGCCGGTGGGCAATCCAATAAAATTTTCAAATTCGATCTGGAAACGGGCAAAAAAATCGACTCCCTGCGCTGTGGCGTCGTAGACGGCGACCGCGATTACACCCAGGGTTACATCGGCGACATGATCCTCTCTCGCGATGGAACACGCCTGTACGCCCTGGATCAGATCGGCTTTCGCCTGATGGTCATCGATGCCCAAACCCTGCAGTTGTTGCACAACATTCCCACCGGACGTTACCCTTTTGGCATCACCCTTTCCCCTGATGGCCGCAGCTTGTACGTGGCCAACGTGGGCGTTTTTGAATACAAGCCACTGAACAACCTCGACCCCAAAAACCTCAAAGGCACGGCTTCCGACTTTGTCACCTCGGGCTACAACACGCCCGAGATGCGCGAGGGCTACAAAAAAGGCCAACTGGATGTGCCTGGCCTCGGCGACCCTAACTCGCCCGAAGGTTTTTCCGTATGGAAATATACCCTGGGCGAGCAACCCAAGGTGAGTAAAAAAATCAAAACCGGATTCCTCGTGGGCGATCTGGTTGACGGCGTTCCTGCGGTGGGCGGCGCGAGTCCCAATTCGCTGGTGGCCACCGATCGCTACGTGTTTGTTTCCAACGGCAACAACGATTGTATCTCGGCGATTGACTTCGTAAAAGATACCGTCGTCAAAAACATTTTCCTCAAACCCGATCCCCGTTTGGGTGGTTTCCGGGGGGTGATTCCCTTTGGCCTGGCCCTTTCGCCTGATCGGAAGCAATTGTTTGTAGCTGAATCTGGGGTCAACGCCGTGGGGGTAGTTGATGCTGAAAAACTGGAAGTACTCGGCCATATCCCCACGGGTTGGTTTCCCTCCAAAGTGGCGGTGACCCCTGACGGCAAAAAACTGCTAGTCACCTCCGCAAAGGGTTACGGCAGTGGTCCCAATGGGGGCAAAAACTGGCAAGAGGGTCCCGAAGGCCACTACGTGGGCGGCCTGATGTTTGGGTTGCTGAATGTAATCGATGTACCCAATGCCGAGCAACTGAAGGCGCATACTGCCGAGGTAGTTCGCCAAAATTACAATTTTGCCCCCGCCAACGACGCCCAGTTCAAATGGCGGGCAGCCAATCCGGTGCCCCTTTTTCCCGGTCAAAAAGAAAGCCCCATCAAGTACATCGTGTTCATTTCCAAAGAGAATCGAACTTTCGATGAAGTTTTCGCCCAGGTTAAAGGCGTTAAAGGCGATGCCACGCTGGCGCGTTACGGTGCCAATCAAAAAGTAGTCAACCGCCGCCATACCGATAGTGTCATGAATGCCACCGTGATGGTCAACCACCTGGCCCTGGCCGAACGTTTTTCCATCAGTGACAACTTCTACGTCGACTCCGACCATTCCGCCGACGGCCACCGCTGGTTGGTCAACACCTACCCGAACGAGTGGGTGGAAACGGGGGTGACCGCATCTTACGGAGGCAAGCGCCGCATGCGTGCCAACAGTAAAGCACCCGGTAACCTCTTGCTCTACGGCTCTTCGGGCGCCATTTATCCCGAAGATTATAACGAAGCAGGTTCCATGTGGGATCACCTTGAGCGCAACAAAAAGGAATTCTTCAACTTTGGTTTTGGCGTTGAACTCGCCGGGGGCATCGACGATTCCACGATGAAATACACCGGACTGAAATACCTCGTAAATTACCCCATTCCCGGGCCACTTTTTGATCGTTCTTCCCGCAAATACGCTACGTACAACATGGCCATTCCCGATCAATTCCGGGTCAAAACCTTCTTTGAGGAATTTAACGAAAAGTTCATGGGGGCTGGCAAAACCTTGCCCGAAGTACTGACCATCATTTTGCCCAACGATCATGGAGCAGGTGAACGTCCACACGCAGGCTATCCTTACCGCGCCAGTTACATGGCCGACAATGATTTGGCGCTGGGTCGCGTGGTGGAGTTTTTGTCCAACACCCCGTATTGGAAAAACATGGCCATTGTGGTCACCGAAGACGACGCCCAGGATGGCCAGGATCACGTGGATGCACACCGCAGCATTCTGATGGTCATTTCGCCCTATGCCCGCAAAAATTTCGTTGGGCACCAACACTACAGCTTTGGCAGTATTTTTAAAACTTTCTGGAACATCCTTGGCATTCCGTACCTCAATCAATACGACGCAGCGGCCACCGATTTGGCGGACTTGTTTACGGACAAACCGGACTTCAGCCCCTACAAGGCATTTCCGGTAAATCCCAAAATTTTTGATCCACAAAAAGCACTGACCCCCATGGACGCGAAATTTGACTGGAAGGCGGTCATTGAATCCCCCAAGCTAGACAATGTGGAAGATTTTTTGAAGCAAAATCACTAA
- a CDS encoding type II toxin-antitoxin system VapC family toxin yields MKTEVLLDTNILLYALDSGNPYHAQAVLLLEDSALRFSVTTKNIAEYFAVCSKLKVPLAKAIVFYHSLCENAQVLFPNEASLLIFEQLIQKYNPIGNRVFDMEIVSVALVYGISIIVTVNTKDFDAIDEITVRSLTL; encoded by the coding sequence ATGAAGACTGAGGTTTTGCTGGATACCAATATCTTGCTTTATGCTTTAGATAGTGGAAATCCTTACCATGCTCAAGCTGTTTTACTTTTAGAAGATTCTGCGCTCAGATTCTCGGTAACTACTAAAAATATCGCGGAATATTTTGCAGTATGCTCCAAACTAAAGGTACCTCTGGCTAAGGCTATCGTATTTTATCACTCGTTGTGTGAAAATGCTCAAGTCTTGTTTCCTAATGAAGCCAGCTTACTCATTTTCGAACAATTGATCCAAAAATACAATCCTATAGGCAATCGTGTATTTGATATGGAAATCGTTTCTGTAGCTTTAGTATATGGAATTTCCATAATCGTCACCGTTAATACCAAAGACTTCGATGCAATTGATGAAATTACAGTTCGGAGCTTAACGCTATGA
- a CDS encoding TonB-dependent receptor: protein MAQQIQGVLVDANTNQPLAAANLWLKGTQRGAATNAQGNFTINAPAAQGTYTLLVSMLGYREMEQEIQLLGNDLKLDTLRLSAEPTLIASNLVITANRSLNQAFATTEAVSVLKASEIIHNGARSTPEALMGLTGVFVQKTNHGGGSPFVRGLTGNQTLLLMDGLRMNNSIYRFGPNQYFNTIDVFSLQQIEVVRGAGSVLYGSDAMGGAIQVFTPTPQFASEGWQFGGRLLGRYLDRDMEQTVHAELNAANETIAFRAGASVRNFGDHYAGKGLGKEGPSSYRERAADAKAVFKLNRHAQFTLAYNGVFQTEVERYDQYVTGFALSQFEPQTRQMAYGRLAWEGQSPWLQNITLTGSWQFAEEGRIFQRNNNVTRSNELDEIRTFGYVLEWHAQPLSFWKITSGVEAYLDKVSSGGSNLNTETGAVTARRGLYPAGTNATNTAVFTAHQLSHQRWTLNLGLRYNQVRLEIQDATFGDTEITPDALVAHALLRYQVGEHHAISGGTYSGFRAPNINDMTSFGRFDFGIEVPSYDLSPERTTTYELNYKYSSEKLQANVSGFYTALSDLVTRVRGTFEGLPTYEGSDVYKKENAAESFIRGTELDVAWALSAQFNLQGSLTYTFGQNTTGNEPMRRIPPLNGRIALQYQPVKQWFNRVEFLYASKQDRLAGGDKSDPRIPKGGTPGWEVLNLRSAYQFKQVELQAGLNNLFNEAYRTHGSGIDGVGRSVWIGLDWKF, encoded by the coding sequence GTGGCACAACAAATTCAAGGTGTTTTAGTAGACGCCAACACCAACCAACCCTTGGCGGCGGCTAATCTGTGGTTAAAGGGCACCCAGCGTGGTGCGGCGACTAATGCTCAGGGCAATTTTACCATCAATGCTCCGGCAGCCCAAGGCACTTACACCCTTCTGGTGTCCATGTTGGGGTACCGCGAGATGGAGCAGGAAATCCAACTCTTGGGGAATGATTTGAAACTGGACACTTTGCGCCTGAGTGCGGAACCCACACTCATTGCCAGCAATTTGGTGATCACCGCCAACCGCAGCCTCAACCAAGCTTTCGCCACCACCGAGGCCGTAAGTGTTCTCAAGGCCAGCGAGATCATCCACAACGGTGCCCGCAGCACGCCCGAAGCCCTGATGGGCTTGACGGGTGTTTTTGTACAAAAAACCAATCACGGCGGGGGTTCCCCTTTTGTGCGCGGCTTGACGGGCAATCAAACCCTGCTACTGATGGACGGCTTGCGGATGAACAACTCCATTTACCGCTTTGGCCCCAATCAATACTTCAACACCATCGATGTATTCAGCTTGCAGCAAATTGAAGTGGTACGTGGGGCTGGTTCCGTCTTGTACGGCAGCGATGCCATGGGGGGCGCCATCCAGGTGTTTACGCCTACGCCCCAATTTGCCTCGGAAGGCTGGCAATTTGGCGGTCGGCTGCTGGGCCGTTACCTCGATCGCGATATGGAACAAACCGTACATGCCGAACTGAATGCCGCCAACGAAACAATAGCGTTCCGCGCTGGTGCCAGTGTACGCAATTTTGGCGATCACTATGCCGGAAAAGGCCTGGGCAAAGAAGGCCCTTCCAGCTACCGCGAGCGGGCCGCCGATGCCAAAGCGGTATTCAAACTCAATCGTCATGCCCAGTTTACGCTGGCCTACAATGGCGTTTTTCAAACGGAGGTAGAACGTTACGACCAATATGTAACCGGCTTTGCGCTGTCGCAATTTGAGCCCCAAACCCGCCAGATGGCTTACGGACGTTTGGCCTGGGAAGGGCAATCCCCCTGGTTGCAAAACATCACCCTAACCGGCTCCTGGCAGTTTGCCGAAGAAGGGCGGATTTTTCAGCGCAACAACAACGTAACCCGCAGCAATGAATTGGATGAAATCCGCACCTTCGGCTACGTACTGGAATGGCATGCCCAACCCTTGTCGTTTTGGAAAATAACCTCTGGGGTAGAAGCCTACCTCGATAAAGTGAGCAGCGGCGGCAGCAACCTCAATACGGAAACGGGTGCAGTCACGGCGCGCCGGGGCCTCTATCCTGCGGGAACCAATGCCACCAATACCGCAGTGTTTACTGCCCATCAGCTTAGTCACCAACGTTGGACCCTCAACCTGGGATTGCGTTACAACCAGGTGCGCCTGGAGATTCAGGATGCCACTTTTGGGGATACGGAAATCACGCCGGATGCCCTGGTCGCTCACGCCTTGTTGCGCTATCAGGTGGGTGAACACCATGCAATTTCCGGGGGTACTTATTCCGGTTTTCGGGCACCCAACATCAATGACATGACCAGCTTTGGGCGTTTTGATTTTGGCATCGAAGTCCCCAGTTATGATCTCTCACCCGAGCGTACTACCACGTATGAGCTGAATTACAAGTACAGCTCGGAAAAATTGCAGGCCAATGTTTCGGGTTTTTACACGGCTTTATCCGATTTGGTGACGCGGGTGCGCGGCACTTTTGAAGGACTGCCGACTTACGAAGGCAGCGACGTGTACAAAAAAGAAAATGCGGCGGAGTCTTTCATTCGCGGAACGGAACTGGATGTGGCCTGGGCCTTGAGTGCACAATTCAATCTGCAAGGCAGTTTGACTTATACTTTTGGGCAAAACACCACCGGGAACGAACCGATGCGCCGGATACCGCCACTCAATGGTCGGATTGCCTTGCAATACCAACCTGTGAAACAGTGGTTCAATCGGGTAGAATTTTTGTACGCCAGCAAACAAGACCGTTTGGCAGGAGGTGACAAGTCCGATCCACGGATTCCGAAGGGAGGCACCCCTGGATGGGAAGTGTTGAACTTACGTAGTGCCTACCAGTTCAAACAAGTGGAGTTGCAGGCCGGGCTGAACAACCTGTTCAACGAAGCGTACCGCACGCACGGGTCGGGGATTGATGGTGTGGGAAGAAGTGTGTGGATTGGTTTGGATTGGAAGTTTTAA
- a CDS encoding HNH endonuclease: MAKLSISQGTREAVAQRANYCCEYCKSQDKYAPNSFTIDHILPESLSGSSDIDNLAYACFLCNRLKSNKVKALDQSTHLWVTVFNPRINHWEEHFSWNEDATLIIGLTSIGRCTVNELQLNRQKLIEYRRNLIVFGVHPPA, from the coding sequence ATGGCTAAGTTATCCATCTCCCAAGGTACACGTGAAGCGGTGGCTCAACGAGCCAACTACTGTTGCGAATATTGTAAAAGCCAGGATAAATATGCTCCAAATTCATTTACCATTGATCATATCCTTCCCGAAAGCCTGAGTGGCAGCTCGGATATAGACAATCTGGCTTATGCTTGTTTTTTATGCAATCGGCTAAAATCCAATAAGGTGAAAGCGTTGGATCAGTCTACGCATTTATGGGTAACCGTTTTTAATCCACGAATCAATCACTGGGAAGAGCATTTCTCCTGGAATGAAGATGCGACCTTAATCATTGGTTTGACTTCGATTGGTCGGTGTACGGTGAATGAACTGCAATTGAACCGACAGAAGCTTATTGAGTATCGGAGAAATTTGATTGTTTTTGGGGTGCATCCACCGGCATGA